One window from the genome of Candidatus Methylomirabilota bacterium encodes:
- a CDS encoding carbohydrate ABC transporter permease, with translation MSMGRAWRTVPGLTGTYLLAGLFAVGAAFPLYWMVVAALQPGRELFSYPPRLLPRLGELGVFGRLFATQPMLVWLANTVLVATGVALISVGLAVLAAYALSRFRFPGRTGIQFVLLLTQMLPSTVLIVPLFILFRQLHMLNTRTAIVLAQAALVAPIAVWIIKAFMDTIPVEIEEAALIDGCSPLAVLGRITLPLAAPSIVAAFAMSFFEAWNVFVYALTFAPDRELWVSAVGLASWIGELTTPVEIMMSGAVVFALPSVVVFLALQQRLVGGLSAGALH, from the coding sequence ATGAGCATGGGTAGGGCCTGGCGGACCGTCCCCGGGCTGACCGGGACCTACCTGCTGGCCGGGCTGTTCGCGGTCGGCGCGGCCTTTCCGCTCTACTGGATGGTGGTGGCGGCGCTCCAGCCCGGCCGCGAGCTGTTCAGCTACCCGCCCCGCCTCCTCCCCCGGCTGGGGGAGCTGGGCGTCTTCGGCCGGCTCTTCGCCACCCAGCCCATGCTGGTGTGGCTGGCCAACACGGTGCTGGTCGCGACCGGAGTCGCCCTGATCTCGGTCGGGCTCGCCGTCCTCGCCGCCTACGCGCTCTCGCGATTCCGCTTCCCCGGTCGGACCGGCATCCAGTTCGTCCTGCTGCTGACCCAGATGCTGCCCAGCACGGTGCTGATCGTTCCCCTGTTCATCCTGTTCCGCCAGCTCCACATGCTCAACACCCGGACCGCGATCGTCCTGGCCCAGGCCGCCCTGGTCGCGCCGATCGCCGTGTGGATCATCAAGGCCTTCATGGACACGATTCCCGTCGAGATCGAGGAGGCGGCCCTCATCGACGGCTGCTCTCCCCTTGCCGTCCTGGGGCGGATCACGCTGCCGCTGGCCGCGCCGTCCATCGTCGCCGCCTTCGCCATGAGCTTCTTCGAGGCCTGGAACGTGTTCGTCTACGCCCTGACCTTCGCGCCCGACCGCGAGCTGTGGGTATCGGCCGTCGGGCTGGCGTCGTGGATCGGCGAGCTCACCACGCCCGTCGAGATCATGATGTCCGGGGCGGTGGTCTTCGCGCTCCCCTCGGTCGTCGTCTTCCTGGCTCTGCAGCAGCGCCTGGTGGGGGGGCTGTCGGCCGGCGCCCTCCACTAG